From the genome of Gracilibacillus salitolerans, one region includes:
- a CDS encoding ABC transporter substrate-binding protein gives MRKTLLFLFIILFISACQSNTPKDDKEENSSKVTLTIRNPKIEIASAFEEMIQAYEKEHPYVKIEVTTVGGALDDFSDLKAQIAAEEGPDIFTNPGYSSTELWKPYLEDLSDQPWVKNAYPETLEPIKMDGHVYGMPMNLEGYGFIYNKELFKEAGIEKLPSTFTELKSITKQLEQAGITPFATGYYEKWKLGDHLMNIAISQQENPDLFIKKLKNGTTSIENNQMFKQLIELLDLTIEHGGEDPLSTDYTMELQQFTSEKAAMMLQGNWIQPMINKFAPDMKIGIFPITLNEKAEKNTLSIHTPSYWVVNQQTSAEKKEEAKRFLNWMVNSEQGQKFMVEKLRFIPAFKHVDIQDTDPLTSKITELYQANRTLSSNWSDLPAGLREAFGTDTQQYIEHEWSKTQLLQAYQNTWDEIH, from the coding sequence ATGAGAAAAACACTTCTTTTCCTTTTTATCATCTTGTTTATTTCAGCATGTCAATCAAACACTCCTAAAGATGATAAAGAAGAAAACTCATCAAAGGTCACCCTTACCATACGTAATCCTAAAATAGAGATTGCTTCCGCATTTGAAGAAATGATCCAAGCGTATGAAAAAGAACATCCCTACGTGAAAATAGAAGTAACCACGGTGGGCGGTGCATTGGATGATTTTTCTGATTTGAAAGCACAAATAGCAGCCGAAGAAGGTCCTGATATTTTTACAAACCCTGGTTATAGCTCTACAGAGTTATGGAAGCCATATTTGGAGGATCTATCTGATCAGCCATGGGTGAAAAATGCTTATCCAGAAACATTGGAACCAATAAAAATGGATGGGCATGTTTATGGAATGCCAATGAATTTAGAAGGATATGGTTTCATTTATAATAAAGAATTGTTTAAGGAGGCAGGAATTGAGAAACTTCCCTCTACCTTCACAGAATTAAAGTCTATAACTAAACAATTAGAACAAGCTGGTATTACCCCTTTTGCGACAGGTTATTACGAGAAGTGGAAATTAGGAGACCATTTGATGAACATTGCTATTTCTCAACAAGAAAACCCAGATCTTTTTATTAAGAAATTAAAAAATGGCACAACTTCAATTGAAAACAATCAGATGTTCAAACAACTAATAGAGCTATTAGATTTAACGATAGAGCATGGCGGAGAAGATCCGCTATCAACAGATTATACAATGGAACTTCAACAATTTACATCAGAAAAGGCAGCAATGATGTTGCAAGGGAATTGGATTCAACCTATGATAAATAAATTCGCACCAGATATGAAGATTGGTATCTTCCCGATTACTCTAAATGAGAAAGCAGAAAAAAATACATTAAGCATTCATACCCCAAGCTACTGGGTAGTTAATCAACAAACCTCAGCAGAAAAGAAAGAAGAAGCAAAACGATTTTTAAATTGGATGGTAAATTCTGAGCAGGGACAAAAGTTTATGGTCGAAAAACTGCGGTTTATTCCTGCTTTTAAACATGTGGATATACAGGACACAGATCCACTTACTTCCAAAATAACAGAACTTTATCAAGCAAACAGAACTTTATCCTCCAATTGGTCAGACCTTCCTGCTGGGTTAAGAGAAGCGTTCGGTACTGATACACAACAATATATCGAACACGAATGGAGTAAAACACAATTACTACAAGCCTATCAGAATACATGGGATGAAATACATTAG
- a CDS encoding response regulator transcription factor: MKVLIVDDEKNVLDVIKILGEWEAQGITKILEASRGEEAKILIEKESPEIIFTDIKMPGMNGLELMKWLDSNSYQGKVIFITGYNDYSYMRQAIKHNSFDYLMKPIEADVFNEILKEAVIAWQRDFVETNLIEENYIYNKIVTDACTGETYDMNNLLLSLPEANRYDMTLLSFYHMHYSEPEIKSLANKLSTQRLGNAYSLQTYHNLCLVVTLENEWVTIEKWLSEHMESPVRIVASEDPQPLKNLPTVFKMLKTKLYNNQFRTVYQSTQLDQVSQIQDIVSFVDNYYMEDISLEKLSNLFFLSREHISRKFKQEKGMPMSKYVTNLRIKQAKCWLRGTDETIYSISVMLGYQDEKFFSKLFKKVTGFTPNEYRNKKDEVIG, from the coding sequence GTGAAAGTATTGATCGTAGATGATGAGAAAAATGTACTTGATGTAATCAAAATTTTAGGTGAATGGGAAGCTCAAGGTATAACAAAAATACTGGAAGCAAGTCGTGGAGAAGAAGCAAAAATTTTAATAGAGAAGGAAAGCCCTGAAATTATTTTTACGGATATTAAAATGCCTGGAATGAATGGTCTAGAACTGATGAAATGGCTAGATTCCAACTCTTATCAGGGAAAAGTAATTTTTATAACAGGATACAATGATTATTCTTACATGCGTCAGGCTATCAAACATAATAGTTTTGACTATTTAATGAAGCCAATCGAAGCGGACGTTTTCAATGAGATCTTAAAAGAAGCCGTTATAGCATGGCAGAGAGATTTTGTGGAAACTAATTTAATTGAGGAGAATTATATATACAACAAGATAGTTACGGATGCTTGTACAGGAGAAACCTATGATATGAACAATCTACTACTTTCTCTTCCAGAAGCTAACCGTTATGATATGACATTACTATCTTTCTATCATATGCATTACTCAGAACCAGAGATAAAATCATTGGCAAATAAACTTTCCACACAAAGGTTAGGAAATGCATACTCTCTTCAAACATATCATAATCTCTGCCTTGTTGTGACCTTGGAGAATGAGTGGGTGACAATAGAGAAATGGCTTAGTGAACATATGGAAAGCCCAGTTCGAATTGTAGCTAGTGAAGATCCGCAACCATTAAAAAATCTTCCTACAGTGTTCAAAATGTTGAAGACAAAACTGTACAATAATCAGTTTAGAACCGTTTATCAATCAACACAATTAGATCAAGTCAGTCAAATCCAAGACATTGTTTCTTTTGTCGATAATTATTATATGGAAGATATAAGCCTTGAAAAATTATCAAATTTATTTTTCTTGAGTCGTGAGCATATTTCAAGGAAATTTAAACAAGAGAAGGGTATGCCTATGTCAAAATACGTGACAAATCTTAGAATTAAACAGGCTAAGTGTTGGTTAAGAGGAACCGATGAGACTATTTATTCTATTTCTGTAATGCTTGGCTACCAGGATGAAAAATTTTTCTCCAAATTATTCAAAAAAGTAACTGGCTTTACGCCAAATGAATATAGAAATAAAAAAGACGAGGTGATTGGATGA
- a CDS encoding cache domain-containing sensor histidine kinase, producing MKSIQSRLLFMLIIFILLPYFLSVLLIYGYTKSNVEKHELANNEEQLNESSKQLQQYFHELIHLPYILYRDAELFRIFKKEVEDSNYLEKSIQNFYLMREEIRQVRFYMDKGEESVTVYNAIVSSRKSKPDLLQEPYIKKLYQSDVKQIIEPPHPLENYNNVAIVPQTDHTQVITIHHKIQDIFTGEFLGVISMDVELNELSQIAADLIKNKHESMYLINKNNQIVFSNNTKQISNPVSDSLKTTIQGEKESDDIILSKTLTSPLHDWELVKITPSEVLFHDVRKTTFTSIIVGIIVGIFGLVMVGIITYKITTPIKRLTNKVSTIDGSYVEVPFNDQRHDEIGYLEKHMKDMMKRINHHIEREYKLELENKEMQFQALKSQVNPHFLFNALQSIGTVALKSDAPNVYHLITSLSNMMRYSMQANKWVKVKEEMRYIESYLSLQMERFHDQIHYNLQINQNILEIQIPSMILQPLVENFFKHCFEEGHTNARLNVFGERRKSHLYFKVENDEASVSDEKLEELRETIYPPSPTDNHEKEHIGLKNIQDRLVLIYGDKAGINIENNKGQAFIVEIFIPLNEISFTEGRIKRESIDRR from the coding sequence GTGAAAAGCATCCAGAGCCGTTTATTATTTATGTTGATTATATTCATACTTCTTCCATACTTTTTGTCGGTACTGCTTATTTATGGTTATACGAAAAGCAATGTTGAAAAGCATGAACTTGCCAATAATGAGGAACAGTTAAATGAAAGTTCCAAACAATTGCAGCAATATTTTCATGAACTCATTCATCTACCTTATATACTTTATCGCGATGCTGAGCTATTTCGTATTTTTAAAAAGGAAGTGGAAGATTCCAATTATCTAGAAAAAAGCATTCAAAATTTTTATCTAATGCGTGAGGAAATAAGACAAGTTCGCTTCTATATGGATAAAGGAGAAGAATCTGTTACAGTTTATAATGCTATAGTCAGTTCCCGTAAATCTAAACCGGACCTTTTGCAGGAACCCTATATAAAAAAACTATATCAGTCAGATGTAAAACAAATTATTGAACCTCCACATCCATTAGAAAATTATAATAATGTAGCGATTGTGCCACAAACAGATCATACACAAGTAATAACCATTCATCATAAAATACAGGATATCTTTACTGGAGAGTTTCTTGGTGTGATTTCAATGGATGTAGAATTGAATGAATTGAGTCAGATTGCAGCTGATTTAATAAAGAATAAGCACGAATCAATGTATCTGATTAATAAAAATAACCAAATAGTTTTCAGTAATAATACGAAACAAATAAGCAATCCTGTATCTGACAGCTTAAAAACAACCATACAAGGTGAAAAGGAAAGTGACGATATTATCCTTTCCAAGACATTAACTTCCCCTCTACATGACTGGGAATTAGTAAAGATTACACCAAGCGAAGTTTTGTTTCACGATGTACGTAAAACTACTTTCACAAGTATTATAGTTGGTATTATAGTAGGAATTTTTGGGTTAGTGATGGTCGGAATTATTACGTATAAAATCACTACGCCTATTAAACGATTGACGAATAAAGTAAGTACGATTGACGGCAGTTATGTAGAAGTACCTTTTAATGATCAACGACATGATGAAATTGGATATTTAGAAAAGCATATGAAAGATATGATGAAGCGAATTAACCATCATATTGAACGTGAATATAAGCTAGAACTTGAAAACAAGGAAATGCAATTCCAAGCTTTGAAGTCACAAGTGAATCCCCACTTCTTGTTTAATGCTCTCCAATCTATTGGCACTGTAGCTTTGAAGTCTGATGCCCCTAATGTGTATCATCTCATAACCTCTTTATCCAACATGATGAGATATTCTATGCAAGCTAATAAGTGGGTGAAAGTCAAAGAAGAAATGCGTTACATTGAAAGCTATCTGTCCTTACAAATGGAGAGATTTCACGATCAGATTCATTACAACTTGCAAATAAATCAAAACATATTAGAAATACAGATTCCCAGTATGATCCTGCAACCGCTAGTAGAGAATTTTTTCAAACACTGTTTTGAGGAAGGACATACAAATGCTAGATTAAATGTATTTGGTGAAAGAAGAAAATCCCACCTTTATTTTAAGGTAGAAAATGATGAAGCAAGTGTAAGTGATGAGAAATTAGAGGAACTAAGAGAAACTATTTATCCCCCTTCTCCAACTGATAATCATGAAAAAGAACATATAGGATTAAAGAACATTCAAGACAGATTGGTACTGATTTATGGTGATAAAGCAGGAATTAATATAGAGAATAATAAAGGACAAGCATTTATTGTAGAAATATTTATTCCACTAAACGAAATATCTTTTACGGAAGGGAGAATAAAACGTGAAAGTATTGATCGTAGATGA
- a CDS encoding sortase B protein-sorting domain-containing protein: MVCPTYQVAYDEDGLRVVVANDEETDNNSPDETDGTHDNDKSSDVSANDGEENEENTKTKDDKDHSKDVEAEDNSIEEETATVKNPKTGDETNLALYVGLLLASVIAIAGVFLIRRVRKQSV; encoded by the coding sequence ATGGTCTGCCCGACGTACCAGGTTGCATATGATGAGGATGGATTACGTGTAGTGGTTGCTAATGATGAAGAAACAGATAATAATTCACCTGATGAAACTGATGGAACTCATGATAATGATAAGAGTTCAGATGTCTCTGCTAATGATGGAGAGGAAAACGAAGAAAACACGAAGACCAAAGATGACAAGGATCATTCTAAGGATGTAGAAGCAGAAGATAATTCCATTGAGGAAGAGACAGCAACTGTAAAAAATCCTAAAACAGGTGATGAGACTAACTTAGCCTTATATGTTGGATTGCTACTTGCATCAGTAATTGCAATTGCCGGTGTTTTCTTGATTAGAAGAGTAAGAAAGCAATCTGTGTAA
- a CDS encoding GntP family permease, translating to MSDQMLILIALAGIFLLLFLVIRTKLHAFVALLVVSLIVGILAGMPLGDVIDTMEQGMGGTLGFVAVVVGLGAMFGQMLEVSGGADRLARTMINKLGEDKAQWSLGITGFLVAIPVFFDVGFIILVPIVYGLAKKTGKSLLYYGIPLLAGLAVTHSFIPPTPGPIAVADLVGADLGWVILFGALAGVPSMIIAGPLFARYISKRLHVVVPEYMNMEEIEYDDRELPSFSLIASIILTPLVLILCNTFSDFFLEEGNMAREIFTFLGHPFVALTIATILTFIFLGTKRGLTRQEVQDIATKGLEPAGIIILVTGAGGVFKEVLIQSGVGDVIGNMMAGSNLPPILLAFLIAAAVRVAQGSATVSMVTAAGLVAPLIDILSLEGPVLGLIVIAVASGATVLSHVNDSGFWLVGRYFGLDVKDTLKSWTVMETLIGLVGLSVALILGIFIS from the coding sequence ATGTCAGATCAAATGTTAATACTTATTGCTTTAGCAGGAATTTTTCTATTATTATTTCTAGTTATACGAACGAAATTACACGCATTCGTTGCCTTATTGGTAGTCAGCTTAATTGTTGGTATATTGGCAGGAATGCCTCTTGGTGATGTAATCGACACGATGGAACAAGGAATGGGAGGAACATTAGGCTTTGTCGCTGTTGTTGTCGGTCTAGGTGCTATGTTTGGTCAAATGCTTGAAGTATCTGGTGGTGCTGACCGTTTAGCACGTACCATGATCAATAAGCTTGGTGAAGATAAAGCCCAATGGTCATTAGGTATTACAGGCTTTCTTGTAGCAATTCCGGTCTTTTTTGATGTTGGATTTATCATACTTGTGCCAATTGTATACGGTTTAGCAAAGAAAACTGGAAAATCATTATTGTATTATGGTATTCCTTTACTTGCTGGTTTAGCTGTTACACACAGTTTTATTCCTCCGACTCCCGGACCAATAGCGGTTGCTGATTTAGTCGGAGCAGACTTAGGATGGGTTATTTTGTTCGGAGCACTTGCCGGTGTACCTTCGATGATTATTGCTGGCCCTCTGTTTGCCCGTTATATTTCAAAACGGCTACATGTTGTCGTACCAGAATACATGAATATGGAAGAAATAGAATATGATGATCGAGAATTACCTAGCTTTTCATTAATTGCTTCCATTATTTTAACACCTTTAGTATTAATTTTATGTAATACATTTTCGGACTTCTTTTTAGAGGAAGGAAATATGGCTCGTGAAATATTCACTTTCTTAGGACATCCTTTTGTTGCATTAACGATTGCAACGATCTTAACCTTTATCTTCTTAGGAACAAAACGCGGTCTTACTCGTCAGGAAGTACAAGATATTGCAACTAAAGGATTGGAGCCTGCAGGGATTATTATATTAGTAACTGGTGCAGGTGGTGTATTTAAGGAAGTCTTAATTCAATCTGGTGTAGGTGATGTAATTGGTAACATGATGGCTGGCTCAAACCTGCCACCCATTTTACTTGCATTTTTGATTGCAGCTGCCGTACGTGTTGCACAAGGTTCTGCAACTGTGTCTATGGTTACTGCAGCAGGACTTGTCGCTCCTTTAATTGATATCTTAAGTCTTGAAGGCCCTGTTTTAGGATTAATCGTTATCGCAGTTGCATCAGGTGCTACAGTGTTATCACATGTCAATGATTCTGGTTTCTGGCTAGTTGGTCGATACTTTGGCTTAGATGTAAAAGATACATTAAAATCTTGGACGGTTATGGAAACATTAATAGGCCTTGTCGGTTTATCCGTCGCACTTATTTTAGGAATCTTCATCTCATAA
- the gnd gene encoding phosphogluconate dehydrogenase (NAD(+)-dependent, decarboxylating): MELGMIGLGKMGYQLSLNLINKNYTVIAHDTNEGALQRFTSDGGEAVQTIKELVNRLKAPRTVWVMVPAGDATEAVFRFLLEHLESGDRIIDGGNTHYKDSIKRGEACNVKGIHFFDCGTSGGVDGARSGACTMIGGDQQEFKEIETLFQDLTVKNGYLYTGPVGSGHFLKMVHNGIEYGMMQAIAEGFDILEKSPFAYDYEKVAKVWNNGSVIRSWLMELTENTFGKDPNLEQMKGIMHSSGEGKWTVETALDYEMAAPVITMALMMRYRSQEDDTFTGKVVAALRNEFGGHAVTKV, encoded by the coding sequence ATGGAACTAGGCATGATAGGTTTAGGGAAAATGGGATACCAGTTATCGTTAAACCTCATAAATAAAAACTATACAGTTATTGCCCACGATACAAATGAAGGCGCATTACAGCGATTTACTTCAGATGGTGGTGAGGCAGTTCAAACGATAAAAGAATTAGTCAATCGTTTAAAAGCACCTCGCACTGTTTGGGTGATGGTACCAGCGGGAGATGCTACAGAAGCAGTATTCCGATTTTTATTAGAGCATCTAGAAAGCGGTGACCGTATTATTGACGGCGGCAATACGCATTACAAAGATTCGATCAAGCGAGGAGAAGCTTGTAATGTGAAAGGTATCCACTTCTTTGATTGTGGGACAAGCGGTGGCGTTGATGGTGCACGAAGCGGTGCTTGTACCATGATTGGTGGAGATCAGCAGGAATTTAAAGAGATAGAAACACTTTTTCAAGACCTTACCGTTAAGAATGGATATTTATATACTGGACCAGTTGGAAGCGGTCACTTTCTTAAAATGGTCCATAATGGAATTGAATACGGTATGATGCAAGCTATTGCAGAAGGTTTTGACATTCTCGAAAAAAGCCCTTTTGCTTACGATTATGAAAAGGTTGCCAAAGTGTGGAACAATGGCTCTGTGATTCGCTCATGGTTAATGGAGTTAACAGAAAATACTTTTGGAAAAGATCCAAACCTCGAACAAATGAAGGGTATTATGCATTCATCAGGAGAAGGAAAGTGGACAGTTGAGACAGCACTTGACTATGAGATGGCTGCCCCTGTGATTACAATGGCCTTAATGATGCGCTATCGATCACAAGAAGATGACACATTTACTGGAAAAGTAGTGGCAGCACTTCGAAATGAATTCGGTGGCCATGCTGTAACTAAAGTCTAA
- a CDS encoding MurR/RpiR family transcriptional regulator, translating to MRKREQTCLEKVRRNYPKFSITERKIADYILEKPNQIIHSSINQLAEDLDVADSTVFRFCKRIGYKGYQAMKIALASEVVSSIQHIHEEVDSDDAIDTVATKVFRTNIQSLEETLKIIDEEQLQKAVNILLSARQIHFFGSGGSNTIALDAYHKFIRTGLPVQAAVDTHFQLMAASQLDEKDCAVLISHSGSSKDILHILNVLKKNQVRTIAITNFAKSTLSEAVHIPLYTSSGETDFRTEASSSRIAQLTLLDLLYVNVLMNRGEAGQKALNKMREAITVKRI from the coding sequence ATGAGAAAAAGAGAGCAAACATGCTTAGAAAAAGTACGAAGAAATTATCCGAAGTTTAGTATCACCGAAAGAAAGATTGCTGATTACATTCTAGAAAAACCAAATCAAATTATTCATTCTTCAATTAATCAGCTTGCAGAGGATTTAGATGTCGCGGATTCAACTGTTTTTCGATTTTGTAAGCGGATAGGTTATAAAGGTTATCAGGCAATGAAGATTGCTTTAGCTTCTGAAGTAGTATCATCGATTCAACATATTCATGAAGAAGTGGATAGCGATGATGCGATTGATACAGTGGCTACAAAGGTGTTTCGTACCAATATTCAATCCTTGGAAGAAACATTAAAAATTATTGATGAAGAACAATTACAAAAAGCAGTAAATATATTATTGTCAGCCCGACAAATTCACTTTTTTGGTAGTGGGGGATCCAATACGATAGCTTTAGACGCTTATCACAAGTTTATTCGAACCGGTTTGCCGGTTCAAGCTGCAGTGGATACTCATTTTCAGTTGATGGCTGCTTCCCAACTTGATGAGAAGGACTGTGCTGTACTGATTTCTCATTCAGGATCGTCGAAGGATATTTTACATATTTTAAATGTGTTGAAAAAAAATCAGGTAAGAACAATTGCGATTACCAACTTTGCAAAATCAACATTAAGTGAAGCGGTACATATTCCACTATATACAAGCTCTGGGGAAACCGACTTTAGAACGGAAGCCTCTTCGTCCCGGATTGCTCAGTTGACATTACTTGATTTATTATATGTGAACGTTTTGATGAACAGGGGAGAAGCGGGGCAAAAAGCGCTCAATAAAATGCGCGAAGCTATTACGGTGAAAAGAATATAG
- a CDS encoding cupin domain-containing protein, whose amino-acid sequence MYNNPNPSPYPHPHYLNQAMYNNGIHSVQSHYTPNPSTPNFQKGYEMGLTDYGPRPFVFNINEATKQNNTFRTVIWTGSQFQITLMSIGVGGDIGIEIHPEVDQFLRIEQGQGIVQIGKNKNHLDFEKHVYDDSAIVIPAGTWHNLINTGTVSLKLYSIYAPPNHPFNTVHVTKADALAAEGHRHNGNAGSFW is encoded by the coding sequence ATGTATAACAACCCTAATCCGTCTCCATATCCACATCCACATTATCTTAATCAAGCAATGTATAATAATGGAATACATTCAGTGCAATCTCATTACACACCCAACCCTAGTACCCCAAACTTTCAAAAAGGATATGAAATGGGATTGACTGATTATGGACCTAGACCATTTGTATTTAATATTAATGAAGCAACGAAACAAAACAATACGTTTCGGACTGTTATATGGACGGGATCGCAATTCCAAATTACGCTAATGAGTATTGGCGTTGGGGGAGATATTGGAATAGAAATTCATCCTGAAGTTGATCAATTTTTACGCATTGAACAAGGCCAAGGGATTGTACAGATAGGAAAGAACAAGAATCATTTGGATTTTGAAAAACATGTCTATGATGATTCTGCTATCGTCATTCCTGCTGGCACATGGCATAATCTGATTAATACTGGTACAGTTTCACTTAAGTTGTATTCAATATATGCACCACCTAACCATCCGTTTAATACTGTTCATGTTACTAAGGCAGATGCATTGGCTGCGGAAGGTCATCGTCACAATGGAAATGCGGGTTCTTTTTGGTGA
- a CDS encoding methyl-accepting chemotaxis protein — protein MKFHFGKSGEKPKKEKKYKQSYLSKINLQTRLLVLFFVLLIISISVVGLGSYLNAKETTMETMENRLTREGELMAYIADNLKFLYVSDDEYFMQQLEAEIRSQKERLEEEGITSDTYYIVDGDVTPFQVSNDSNMTFSDSLIDKMVELNKGIIHEEINGTDYTMIAEDLSDQIDGLYILAVPTQSYMRAVNDMAQTIIIVIIVSLVISVLIILFFVRSLTNPLTKLQNTMREARNGNLKDTVEINTSIPEIISLHKSYDAMINQMRLMLKELNDTTSQLETTGDLLKDSSGNALSSSHQLIESINVVKEGAEQTANSSEHSTNSFNEMKEKIFSLLENMKMVDHSSENMNNSAASGEKNMTMLIEMITSFGQGFEQLNQTIQQVNAHSSSITSLVDLIKGIAEQTKLLALNAAIEAARAGESGKGFAVVANEVRKLAEQATNATEEITNSISEMDSVTTQASDEFDQMHTSITSNLTIANDTKLSIDELMKQIDMVSNRINSMEDELQNLHQVLPELEQATVSFASVSQETLASAEEMYATSDEQIHQMERTHEIGLKLTEISQSLAKLTKRFQVH, from the coding sequence TTGAAGTTTCATTTCGGCAAGTCTGGTGAAAAGCCAAAAAAAGAAAAGAAATACAAACAAAGCTACCTATCGAAGATTAATTTACAAACTAGATTACTAGTATTATTTTTTGTTCTATTAATCATTTCCATTAGTGTTGTCGGTTTAGGTTCCTATCTGAATGCAAAAGAGACAACGATGGAAACAATGGAAAACCGTTTAACACGCGAAGGGGAATTGATGGCATACATAGCTGACAACCTAAAATTTTTATATGTTAGTGACGATGAATATTTTATGCAACAACTAGAAGCGGAAATACGTTCACAAAAAGAAAGGCTTGAAGAAGAGGGCATTACGTCTGATACCTACTATATTGTTGATGGCGATGTTACACCATTTCAAGTTAGTAACGACAGTAACATGACTTTTTCTGATTCCTTAATAGATAAAATGGTTGAACTAAACAAAGGCATTATTCATGAAGAAATCAATGGAACGGACTATACCATGATTGCAGAAGATTTAAGTGATCAAATTGATGGACTATACATTTTAGCTGTCCCTACCCAATCCTATATGAGGGCTGTTAATGATATGGCTCAAACGATTATTATCGTCATCATCGTTAGTTTAGTCATCTCTGTTTTAATTATTTTATTTTTTGTTAGAAGTTTAACCAACCCTTTAACGAAATTACAAAATACTATGAGGGAGGCACGTAACGGAAATTTAAAAGATACGGTGGAAATAAATACGTCGATACCGGAAATCATATCATTGCATAAAAGTTATGATGCTATGATTAACCAAATGCGGCTAATGCTGAAAGAACTCAATGATACTACTTCCCAACTAGAAACAACTGGCGATCTTTTGAAAGATTCTTCAGGTAATGCTTTATCGTCAAGTCATCAATTAATTGAATCCATTAATGTTGTAAAAGAAGGTGCCGAACAAACCGCTAACAGCTCAGAACATAGTACCAATAGTTTCAATGAGATGAAAGAAAAGATCTTTTCTTTATTAGAAAATATGAAAATGGTCGATCACAGTTCGGAGAATATGAATAACTCTGCAGCATCTGGTGAGAAAAATATGACAATGCTCATTGAAATGATTACTTCCTTTGGACAAGGTTTTGAGCAACTGAATCAAACGATACAGCAAGTTAATGCTCACTCATCGTCCATTACCAGCTTAGTCGACTTAATTAAAGGAATTGCAGAACAAACCAAGCTTTTAGCGTTGAATGCTGCCATTGAAGCAGCAAGAGCTGGTGAATCTGGTAAAGGATTCGCTGTCGTTGCAAATGAAGTCAGAAAGCTTGCAGAACAGGCTACCAATGCAACAGAAGAAATTACTAATTCCATCTCCGAAATGGATAGTGTAACAACACAAGCATCAGACGAATTCGACCAAATGCATACAAGCATCACGTCTAACTTAACTATAGCCAACGACACGAAGTTATCTATTGATGAATTAATGAAACAAATTGATATGGTCAGCAATCGCATCAACAGTATGGAAGATGAGCTACAAAACTTGCATCAAGTACTACCTGAACTCGAACAAGCAACTGTTAGCTTTGCATCTGTCTCTCAGGAAACATTAGCAAGTGCTGAAGAAATGTATGCTACAAGTGATGAACAAATTCATCAAATGGAGAGAACACACGAAATTGGCTTAAAACTAACCGAAATCTCTCAATCACTTGCTAAATTGACTAAACGTTTTCAGGTACATTAA
- a CDS encoding YheC/YheD family protein, which translates to MENINKWGQTLKIKQNPILSQHYPETVLYSSDNLHDFLNRYTFIYVKPVSNCKGRGVVQIGTNSNGRYTIKGYTITGSKIDRETNSLEAVIKVLHSIYRRTLNSKRYIIQQGISSVTPDGLALGVRAHIQYVQGKWVLGGMLGKLANIDSGIVNRNRGAWALPISQLLLEHLKMDQKQAQKLEREIERVCIEAGKVFCDENRRIVECGIDIGIDQLGKIWVFEVNMIGPSIEFFSYLKDKSIYNQILANRRKRRFKANG; encoded by the coding sequence ATGGAAAATATCAATAAATGGGGTCAGACTCTAAAAATAAAGCAAAATCCAATCCTATCACAACATTATCCAGAAACTGTATTGTACAGCAGCGATAATTTACACGATTTTTTGAACCGTTATACTTTCATTTATGTTAAACCTGTCTCCAATTGCAAGGGTAGGGGAGTGGTACAGATTGGCACAAACTCAAACGGACGATACACCATCAAGGGGTATACCATTACTGGATCAAAAATAGATAGAGAAACTAATAGCTTAGAGGCAGTAATAAAGGTTCTTCACTCTATTTATAGAAGAACATTAAATTCAAAGCGTTATATTATTCAGCAGGGGATTTCCAGTGTTACGCCAGATGGACTAGCATTAGGTGTTCGAGCACATATCCAATATGTACAAGGTAAATGGGTTTTAGGAGGGATGCTTGGGAAGCTTGCTAATATAGATAGTGGTATTGTCAATCGAAATCGCGGAGCATGGGCGTTACCAATCAGTCAACTTTTATTAGAGCATTTAAAAATGGATCAAAAGCAGGCCCAAAAATTAGAAAGGGAAATAGAGAGAGTTTGTATTGAAGCAGGCAAAGTTTTTTGTGATGAAAATAGGCGGATCGTAGAATGCGGAATTGATATAGGTATTGACCAGTTAGGGAAAATTTGGGTATTTGAGGTTAATATGATAGGACCAAGTATTGAATTTTTTTCTTATCTTAAAGATAAATCAATATATAATCAGATCTTGGCAAATCGAAGAAAACGCCGCTTCAAGGCTAATGGATAG